In a genomic window of Gloeocapsopsis dulcis:
- a CDS encoding tetratricopeptide repeat protein, which translates to MNAWQFYDQGKIKIQNNDYKGAIEDFTQALLLWNKYERVYYERGNALFALTDYSAAVEDYNQAISFGYEAAYNKRGVARAKLGDQQGAIADFDQILCNPSKYSDSFLAEVYINRGNIRSELEDRQGAFEDYQRAAKYYQRIANRYQTNEAISNYQNVLDKIQQLQQ; encoded by the coding sequence TACGATCAGGGCAAGATAAAGATTCAGAATAACGACTATAAAGGAGCTATTGAAGATTTTACCCAAGCACTGCTACTTTGGAATAAATACGAGCGTGTTTATTATGAGCGAGGTAATGCACTTTTTGCCTTAACAGACTATAGCGCTGCAGTTGAGGATTACAACCAAGCTATTAGTTTTGGTTATGAGGCTGCATATAACAAACGAGGGGTTGCCAGAGCTAAACTTGGAGATCAACAGGGAGCAATTGCAGACTTTGACCAAATTTTGTGTAACCCATCTAAATATAGCGATTCCTTTTTAGCCGAAGTCTATATTAACCGAGGTAATATTCGTTCTGAGTTAGAAGATAGGCAGGGAGCATTTGAAGATTATCAACGAGCTGCAAAGTACTATCAGAGAATCGCCAACCGCTATCAAACAAACGAAGCTATATCTAACTACCAAAATGTATTGGACAAAATTCAGCAGCTTCAGCAGTAA